Proteins encoded in a region of the Roseateles sp. SL47 genome:
- a CDS encoding ABC transporter ATP-binding protein: protein MSSIISIKGLTKTYVRGKQAVSVLDNVNLEIAEGDFVALMGPSGSGKTTLLNLIGGLDRPDAGELRVGNERLDKHSSNALARWRAENVGFIFQFYNLMPMLSAERNIELPLLITNMSKAQRKKSVAAALAVVGLEDRAKHKPSELSGGQLQRVAIARALVADPRLLVCDEPTGDLDRATADDILLLLELLSREHGKTIVMVTHDQKAASHAKRTWHLDKGRLVDQGGAAAFA from the coding sequence ATGAGTTCGATCATTTCCATCAAAGGGCTGACCAAGACCTATGTGCGCGGCAAGCAAGCGGTGAGTGTGCTCGACAACGTGAATCTCGAGATTGCCGAGGGCGACTTTGTCGCGCTCATGGGGCCCTCGGGTTCGGGAAAGACCACCCTGCTGAATCTCATCGGCGGGCTGGATCGGCCGGATGCGGGTGAGCTTCGGGTGGGGAATGAGCGGCTGGACAAGCACTCGTCAAATGCCTTGGCTCGCTGGAGGGCGGAGAACGTCGGATTCATCTTCCAGTTCTACAACCTCATGCCGATGCTGAGTGCGGAGCGCAATATCGAACTGCCTTTGCTGATCACCAACATGAGCAAGGCCCAGCGCAAGAAGAGTGTGGCGGCTGCGCTGGCGGTGGTGGGGCTGGAGGATCGCGCGAAGCACAAACCCTCAGAGCTCTCTGGTGGCCAGTTGCAGCGCGTGGCGATTGCCAGGGCGCTGGTGGCCGACCCGCGGTTGCTGGTCTGCGATGAGCCGACGGGTGACCTGGATCGGGCCACGGCGGATGACATCCTGCTGCTGCTGGAACTGCTCAGCCGGGAGCACGGCAAGACCATCGTGATGGTCACCCACGACCAGAAAGCCGCCAGCCATGCGAAGCGGACCTGGCATCTGGACAAGGGGCGCTTGGTGGACCAGGGAGGGGCCGCAGCGTTCGCCTGA
- a CDS encoding efflux RND transporter periplasmic adaptor subunit yields the protein MFDRSVRTMTVAKSELLKQLRVDRSGAKPIEPATPQRRWAGWSVAGLLVVGASLAWFYLPSTQAVPVKAVVVKQVTASGASAPAGGVVVEATGYVVARREATLAPKVAGRLDQLFIEEGSRVVAGAVVAKLDDSNMLAALRQAQGGVRLAEAMLEQSRLALANGLPQYQREQEQAAAGFISAQALQTRKSEYDGLRAAVLVSEGNLEVSKGALAVAERNLDDTVVRAPFSGVVTSRAAQAGEIVSPISSGGGTIRTGIATLVDMDSLEVEVDVNQNFIHKLRVGQPATIRLDAYPDWKIAGQVVAIVPTASRSKGTVKVRLGFKDKDARILPEMGAHVAFISDRAPERADASGGVPRVVVPADSVQSGMDGGSAFVYVVVGSKINRRDVVLGLREGDGQVIVSGLSAGDRVALSGFDKLREGVSVNASDI from the coding sequence GTGTTTGACCGATCGGTGCGAACAATGACGGTTGCAAAGTCTGAACTCCTCAAGCAGCTTCGTGTGGACCGGTCCGGTGCGAAGCCGATCGAGCCGGCCACGCCGCAGAGGCGTTGGGCTGGCTGGAGCGTGGCCGGCCTCTTGGTGGTCGGGGCCTCCCTGGCCTGGTTCTATCTGCCCAGTACTCAAGCCGTGCCCGTCAAGGCGGTGGTCGTCAAGCAGGTCACTGCGAGTGGCGCGAGTGCTCCCGCCGGTGGCGTGGTGGTGGAAGCGACGGGCTATGTGGTGGCCCGTCGGGAGGCCACGTTGGCGCCGAAGGTGGCGGGTCGACTCGATCAACTGTTCATCGAAGAAGGCTCGCGGGTGGTGGCTGGCGCAGTGGTGGCGAAACTGGACGACAGCAATATGCTGGCGGCATTGCGGCAGGCGCAAGGCGGCGTCAGGCTCGCCGAGGCCATGTTGGAACAAAGTCGGTTGGCGTTGGCGAACGGCTTGCCGCAGTACCAGCGCGAGCAGGAACAGGCCGCCGCCGGTTTCATCAGTGCTCAAGCGTTGCAGACCAGGAAATCGGAATACGACGGCTTGCGGGCGGCGGTGTTGGTCTCCGAGGGGAACCTTGAAGTCTCCAAGGGGGCTTTGGCGGTGGCCGAGCGCAATCTGGACGACACCGTCGTCAGAGCGCCTTTCAGCGGTGTCGTGACCAGCCGGGCTGCGCAGGCCGGAGAAATCGTGTCCCCGATCTCTTCGGGGGGCGGAACGATACGCACCGGTATTGCGACCTTGGTGGACATGGATTCGCTGGAGGTCGAGGTGGATGTCAACCAGAACTTCATCCACAAGCTGCGTGTTGGCCAGCCCGCGACCATCCGGTTGGATGCCTACCCTGATTGGAAGATCGCGGGCCAGGTGGTGGCCATCGTGCCGACCGCCAGCCGGAGCAAGGGCACCGTCAAGGTCCGCCTTGGCTTCAAGGACAAAGACGCGCGCATCCTTCCCGAGATGGGCGCCCATGTCGCCTTCATCAGCGATCGCGCGCCGGAAAGGGCCGACGCATCCGGCGGCGTTCCGCGTGTGGTGGTGCCTGCCGATTCGGTGCAGTCGGGCATGGATGGCGGGTCTGCCTTTGTCTACGTCGTCGTGGGTTCGAAGATCAATCGGCGGGACGTGGTCCTGGGCTTACGAGAGGGTGATGGGCAAGTCATTGTGTCCGGCCTGTCGGCGGGAGATCGCGTGGCCTTGAGCGGCTTCGACAAATTGCGTGAGGGAGTCTCCGTCAATGCAAGCGATATCTGA
- a CDS encoding ABC transporter permease encodes MIGFVRQVFPLLAMGLQTLPQRLGSSSVVVIGIAGVVAVLVTMLAVAAGLDNSLKGSGRNDNVLVMSSGSESEMGSAISREAFETIVSAPQVARDAQEQAIASAEIVTVFPAKFIDSMADGNVNLRGVGKQGLSIHSSIKVITGRIFQPGLREVVVGTGVARMFQGFKVGDQVRIGNGSWTVVGHYASGSIHDSEVLGDADTLQSALEMGTYVNAVYVRLVSPSQAASFREELLRSRNLHVVTHIESEYFDAQSKDLSEALRTAAHTIGLIMALGALFGAVHSLYISADARKVEMATLRAVGFRTDSITVAFMLEAALLSLIGGCLGAALAYALFNGYVASTINAGLSQLVFELSVSWRLVFTGIVWACVIGLLGALVPAVRAARQPVAVALRA; translated from the coding sequence ATGATCGGTTTTGTTCGACAAGTGTTTCCGCTGCTGGCCATGGGGCTGCAGACATTGCCCCAGCGGCTGGGATCATCCAGTGTTGTCGTGATCGGCATTGCGGGGGTTGTGGCGGTTCTTGTGACCATGCTGGCCGTTGCGGCCGGCCTCGACAATTCATTAAAAGGTTCCGGACGGAATGACAACGTTCTGGTGATGAGTTCGGGCTCGGAATCGGAGATGGGCAGCGCCATCTCGCGGGAGGCGTTTGAGACTATCGTCTCCGCGCCCCAGGTGGCGCGAGATGCCCAGGAGCAGGCGATTGCCTCCGCCGAGATCGTCACCGTGTTTCCTGCGAAGTTCATCGATTCCATGGCCGATGGCAACGTGAACCTGCGGGGGGTGGGCAAGCAGGGGTTGAGCATTCACTCCAGCATCAAGGTCATCACTGGCCGCATCTTCCAGCCTGGGTTGCGCGAAGTGGTCGTGGGCACCGGAGTGGCGCGCATGTTCCAAGGCTTCAAGGTCGGCGACCAGGTGCGCATTGGCAACGGTAGCTGGACGGTTGTGGGGCACTACGCGTCCGGCAGCATTCACGACTCGGAGGTGCTGGGTGATGCTGACACCTTGCAGTCCGCACTGGAGATGGGCACTTACGTCAATGCGGTGTACGTGAGGCTCGTGTCACCCTCCCAAGCGGCGAGCTTCAGGGAGGAGTTGCTGAGAAGCCGCAATCTGCATGTGGTGACGCATATCGAGTCCGAATACTTCGATGCGCAATCCAAGGACCTGTCCGAAGCGCTCCGGACGGCGGCGCACACCATTGGTCTCATCATGGCGCTGGGCGCTCTCTTTGGCGCGGTGCACAGCCTGTACATCTCGGCGGATGCGCGCAAGGTGGAAATGGCCACCTTGCGGGCGGTGGGCTTCCGCACCGACAGCATCACGGTGGCCTTCATGCTGGAGGCAGCCCTGTTGTCGCTGATTGGGGGCTGCCTGGGTGCTGCGCTCGCCTATGCACTCTTTAACGGCTATGTCGCCAGCACGATCAATGCGGGCCTCTCGCAATTGGTGTTCGAGCTGTCGGTCTCCTGGCGGCTGGTGTTCACCGGCATCGTGTGGGCGTGCGTGATCGGGTTGCTGGGCGCCCTCGTTCCGGCGGTTCGGGCGGCTCGCCAGCCCGTGGCAGTGGCGCTGCGTGCCTAG